In the genome of Hyphomicrobium sp. ghe19, the window GGAACCTCACGCGCCTTGCCGTGGCCGAAGCCAACGCGGCCTTTCAGGTCGCCGACGACGACGAGCGCAGCAAAGCCGAAGCGCTTACCGCCCTTGACGACCTTGGCGACACGATTGATGTGAACGAGCTTATCGGAAAACTCGCTATCGCGCTCCTCGCGATCTCTGCCACGGTCTCTCTGGGGTCCACGTGCCACGTTTCGGTTCCTCTCGGGTATCTCTTAAAACTTCAGGCCGCCGTCGCGGGCGGCATCGGCGAGCGCCTTGACGCGCCCATGAAACAGGAAGCCGCCGCGGTCGAAGACGACCTCAGTGACGCCGGCTTTGACGGCGCGCTCGGCGACGAGCTTGCCGATAGCAGCAGCTGCTGCTTTGTCGGCACCCGTCTTGAGCGAGCCTTTGACGTCTTTCTCAAGTGTCGAAGCCGATGCGAGCGTTACGCCCTTCACGTCGTCGATCACCTGCGCGTAGATATTCTCCGACGAGCGGTGAATGGAAAGCCGGGGACGACCGTTCGAGGCGGCCCTGAGGCTTCTGCGAACACGCGCCTTGCGGTTCGTAAATTTCTGGTTGCTGTTGGCCATCGGTGCCGGTCCTACTTCTTCTTGCCTTCCTTGCGGAGGATGTATTCGCCCTTATAGCGCACGCCCTTGCCCTGGTAGGGCTCCGGCTTGCGGGAGGCACGGATGATGGATGCCACCTGGCCCACCGCCTGCTTATCGATGCCGGAGACCGACACCAGTTCCTGCTTGGCGCCGCCGACCTTCACGTCCACGCCCGCCGGGATCTTCAGCACGACGTCGTGGCTGTAGCCGACGGAAAGCGTCAGCGTGTCCTTGCCCTTCATCGAGGCCTTGAAGCCGACGCCATGGATCTCGAGATCCTGGCTGTAACCGTCGGTCACGCCCTTGATGAGGTTCGCGATCTGTGTCCGCGACATGCCCCACTCGGAGCGTGCAAGCTTCGTATCTTCGAGAAGGCTGACGTCGATGCCTTCATCCGAACGCTGGACCTTCAAAGCGTCGGGAACCGTGAAGGCGAGTTCGCCCTTGGGACCCTTCATCTTGACGGTCTGACCGCTGATCGTCGCCGTCACGTTCGACGGGACCGGAACGGGTTTCTTACCGATGCGCGACATGGCTTATTCGAACCTTGTTTCGCCGAGGCCTGGGCCTCAGCCTTAGAATATGTTGCAGATGACTTCGCCGCCGACGTTGGCTTCGCGCGCCTTCGAGTCCGACATGACACCCTTCGGCGTCGACAGAATAGCAACGCCGAGGCCGTTGGCGACGATCGGAATTCCCTTCACTGCCGAGTAGACGCGACGGCCCGGCTTCGAAATGCGCTCGATCTCACGGATGGCCGGCTGGCCATTGTAATACTTGAGCTCGATTTCGAACTGGGGCAGTTCGCCCTTCAATTCGACGCGGCTGTAGCCACGGATGTAACCTTCCTCGGCGAGCACGTCGAGGACGCGGGCGCGGAGGCTAGAAGCGGGGGTGGCGACCTTCGGCCGGCGACGCATCTGAGCGTTCCGGATGCGGGTCAGCATATCGCCCAACGGATCATTCACGGACATTGATGCTTCCTCTTACCAGCTCGCCTTGACCATGCCCGGGATACGGCCCTGGCTCGCCAGCTCGCGGAGCTGGTTGCGGCACATCCTGAGCTTGCGGTAGTTGCCGCGGGGGCGGCCGGTGATCTCGCAACGATTGCGGATGCGAACCTTCGAGCCGTTGCGCGGCATCTCGGCAAGCTTAAGGCGCGCGGCGAAACGCTCTTCCGGCGTCTTCGTCCTGTCCTTCGCGAGCAGCTTCAGGCGCTTGCGCTTGGGAGCCTGCTCGGCCGTCATCTTGCGACGCCGGTTATTCTTTTCAATCGAACTGGTCTTAGCCATTTCATCTCCTCCAAAGGCCTTTCGGCTTTCTGCCGAGGTCCTCTAGCTGCGGAACGGGAAGTTGAAGCCCTTGAGCAATTCACGGGCTTCTTCGTCAGTCTTGGCCGACGTGCAAACGATCACGTCGAGGCCCAATACGTTGTCGACCTTGTCGTAGTCGATCTCGGGGAACACGAGGTGCTCCTTGAGGCCGGTCGCATAGTTGCCACGGCCGTCGAAGCTCTTCGGGTTCAGGCCCCGGAAGTCCTTCACACGCGGCAGAGCGATCGTTACGAACCGATCGAGAAATTCGTACATGCGGTCGCCGCGCAGCGTCACCTTGGCGCCAATCGCCATGCCTTCGCGAAGCTTGTACGTGGCGATCGCCTTACGGGCTCGCGTGATAACCGGTTTCTGGCCAGCGATCAAAGCGAGATCCGATGCCGCGACGTCAACTTTCTTGCGGTCGTTGACGGCTTCGCCAACGCCCATGTTGATCACGATCTTCTCGATGCGCGGGATCTGCATCACGTTCGAGTAACCGAACTTCTCTTTCAGAGCGTCGCGAACGACCTTCTCATAGTGAGACTTCAAGCGCGGCTTGTAATCGGCCGGACGCGGAGCTGCGGGCTCGCGCGGAGCTGCCGGGGCTGCAGCCTTCTTGTCGGCGCGCGCCTTCTTGTTTTCGCCTGCACCTTGCGGCGAGCCGCCCTGAGGCTTGGCGCCTTTTGCTGTATCTTTTGCCATGGCCTAGTTCTTCTCCGGGATCTGCTCACCCGAGCGCTTTGCGATGCGGACCTTCTTGCCGTCTTCAAGAACCTTGAATCCGACGCGCGACGGCTTGCCGTCCTTGGGGTCCTCGATCGCGAGGTTCGAGAGGTCGATCGGACCTTCCTTGGAAATGATGCCGCCTTCCTGCGACGCCGACTGGCGTTGGTGACGGCGCACCATGTTGACGCCGCGAACGAGTGCGCGGTGTTCCTTGGGGCGGATCTCGATCACTTCGCCCCGCTTGCCCTTGTCGCGGCCGGCGAGAACGACGACCTTGTCGCCCTTCTTGATTTTAAATGCCGACATCAGAGGACCTCCGGCGCAAGCGATACGATCTTCATATGGTTCTTCGCGCGAAGTTCACGCGTTACGGGTCCGAAAATACGCGTTCCGACAGGCTCGCCGTTGGCGTTGATCAGAACAGCGGCGTTGCGGTCGAAGCGGATCAGCGAGCCATCGGCCCGGCGGATACCCTTCGCGACGCGAACGATCACGGCCTTCATCACCTGACCCTTCTTGACGCGGCCCTTCGGGATCGCCTCCTTGACGGAGACAACGATGGTGTCACCCACCGTCGCGTACTTGCGCTTCGAGCCGCCCAGCACCTTGATGCACTGAACGCGGCGCGCGCCCGAGTTGTCGGCGACGTCGAGATTGCTCTCCATCTGGATCATCGCGTCGTTCCTTCTTTCACGGCCTTAAGAGCCTTGCTCTTGAAGCCCATCTCTACATTTGCCGTTCTGGCTCGCGGGGTCTTGGGAAAATCTCCCAACTCTCCGACGGCTCGAAAGGCGGCTCCCGGCGTTAAATCGCTCGGCGAATCAAGGCTTATAACCTCAACTGGCTATCGCAATCCAACGTTTGTTCTTGGAAATCGGCCGCGTCTCTTCGATTGAGACCTGGTCGCCTACCTTGAACGAATTCTGTTCATCGTGTGCGTGATACTTCTTCGTACGGCGCACGGTCTTTTTCAGCAGCGGATGGGTGTAGCGACGCTCGACCTGAACGACGATGGTCTTGTCGTTCTTGTCGGATACCACGACTCCCTGCAGCACGCGCTTCGGCATAATCTCGTTCTCCCTTACGCGCCTTTTTTGACGCTGCCACCGCGCCGGGCAACGGCTGCGGTCTTGATGCGCGCGATATCTCGACGGACGAGCCGGATGCGCGCCGTGTTTTCAAGTTGGCCAGAAGCCCGCTGAAAGCGCAGGTTGAACTGCTCTTTCTTGAGCTTCGCCAGCTGTTCATCGAGCTGATCGAGCGACATGCCCTTTAAATT includes:
- the rplR gene encoding 50S ribosomal protein L18; translation: MANSNQKFTNRKARVRRSLRAASNGRPRLSIHRSSENIYAQVIDDVKGVTLASASTLEKDVKGSLKTGADKAAAAAIGKLVAERAVKAGVTEVVFDRGGFLFHGRVKALADAARDGGLKF
- the rplF gene encoding 50S ribosomal protein L6 — protein: MSRIGKKPVPVPSNVTATISGQTVKMKGPKGELAFTVPDALKVQRSDEGIDVSLLEDTKLARSEWGMSRTQIANLIKGVTDGYSQDLEIHGVGFKASMKGKDTLTLSVGYSHDVVLKIPAGVDVKVGGAKQELVSVSGIDKQAVGQVASIIRASRKPEPYQGKGVRYKGEYILRKEGKKK
- the rpsH gene encoding 30S ribosomal protein S8 encodes the protein MSVNDPLGDMLTRIRNAQMRRRPKVATPASSLRARVLDVLAEEGYIRGYSRVELKGELPQFEIELKYYNGQPAIREIERISKPGRRVYSAVKGIPIVANGLGVAILSTPKGVMSDSKAREANVGGEVICNIF
- the rpsN gene encoding 30S ribosomal protein S14, with translation MAKTSSIEKNNRRRKMTAEQAPKRKRLKLLAKDRTKTPEERFAARLKLAEMPRNGSKVRIRNRCEITGRPRGNYRKLRMCRNQLRELASQGRIPGMVKASW
- the rplE gene encoding 50S ribosomal protein L5 → MAKDTAKGAKPQGGSPQGAGENKKARADKKAAAPAAPREPAAPRPADYKPRLKSHYEKVVRDALKEKFGYSNVMQIPRIEKIVINMGVGEAVNDRKKVDVAASDLALIAGQKPVITRARKAIATYKLREGMAIGAKVTLRGDRMYEFLDRFVTIALPRVKDFRGLNPKSFDGRGNYATGLKEHLVFPEIDYDKVDNVLGLDVIVCTSAKTDEEARELLKGFNFPFRS
- the rplX gene encoding 50S ribosomal protein L24, with amino-acid sequence MSAFKIKKGDKVVVLAGRDKGKRGEVIEIRPKEHRALVRGVNMVRRHQRQSASQEGGIISKEGPIDLSNLAIEDPKDGKPSRVGFKVLEDGKKVRIAKRSGEQIPEKN
- the rplN gene encoding 50S ribosomal protein L14, which gives rise to MIQMESNLDVADNSGARRVQCIKVLGGSKRKYATVGDTIVVSVKEAIPKGRVKKGQVMKAVIVRVAKGIRRADGSLIRFDRNAAVLINANGEPVGTRIFGPVTRELRAKNHMKIVSLAPEVL
- the rpsQ gene encoding 30S ribosomal protein S17, with translation MPKRVLQGVVVSDKNDKTIVVQVERRYTHPLLKKTVRRTKKYHAHDEQNSFKVGDQVSIEETRPISKNKRWIAIAS
- the rpmC gene encoding 50S ribosomal protein L29, translated to MADNLKGMSLDQLDEQLAKLKKEQFNLRFQRASGQLENTARIRLVRRDIARIKTAAVARRGGSVKKGA